CTGCCCCTCCTCGAGTTCGCGCCGAGCTTCGGGGATCTGACGACGACCTGGAGCTATCCGGCGCGGACCTCCCACCGGCCGCTCTCGGCGGACGAGCAGGCGAAGCTCGGCATCGATCCCGGTCTGATCCGGCTGTCGGTCGGGATCGAGGACGTGGACGATCTCCGGGACGCCCTGCTGACGGCGCTGTCGGCGACGGGAAGGTAAACCCTCACCACGACAGGAGACGACGCATGGCCGCGACCATCCCCGACACGTTCAAGGACCTCTTCCAGAAGAAGGCCTTCGCGAGCCTGGCCACCGTCATGGCGGACGGAAGCCCGCAGGTCACGCCGGTCTGGTGCGACTTCGACGGGAGCCACATCCGCATCAATTCCGCCCGAGGTCGGGTCAAGGACCGGAACATGCGGCGGAACCCCAAGGTGGCGCTGGCCGTCCTGGATCCCGACAACCCCTACCGCCACCTCGCGGTGCAGGGGCGGGTGGTGGAGGTGACCGAGCAGGGGGCCGACGCCCACATCGATGCCCTGGCCAAGAAGTACCTCGGGCAAGACCGCTACCCGTTCCGGCGGCCGGGAGAAGTCCGGGTCATCTACAAGATCGCCCCCGATCGCGTCGCGTCCATGGGCTGAGGCGTGCCGCCTCGTTCGGGTGGTGGCGGTACCATCGCCATGCCGAAGAAATGGGCGGCGAGGTATCCCACTGATTCCAAAGGGACTGAAGTTGGTATCCTCGTTGCTCCGTCCCTGGTCGGGAGTTGGGCTACCTCGCAGGGACGCCGCGGGCTCCCTTGCAGCCCACGCGGGCCCTTGACGTGCCCGCGGGACGCAACATACATGTGATTCACTCGAAAAATGCCCCGGGAGGAGCCGCGTGGGATCGGCAACCGCGGTCCTCGCCGCACGGGGTCGCGGCTCGGGAGCCGCATGGGATTAACCCAGCACCAAGGGAGGGAGCTACCATGAGGACGCGATGGCCGTATGCGCTGTTGACCCTGCTTCTGGCGTGGGGCGTTGTCGGGGCCGATCCGGCCGATGCCCAGATAAGGGCCTGGACGGCACATGGGTGGATCGGCGCCTCGCATATCGGAAACCCGGGATTTTTCACCTTCTTTACCAATGGCAAGATCGAGCTGAAGCCCACCGTGAGCCCGGGACCCGGCACGTCGACGTTAAGGTACAACGTCGTCGCGGTGGACGGCCTCTACGAGCCGACGACCGCGACCGGCTTCCGCCTCGTTGTCCGCTACAAGGACACCTCCCCCGACGCGAAGATCGTCGTAAAGCTCATCGAGACGGACATCGCCTTTACGGGGACGGAGACGGTCAAGCTCACCTTCGACAGCTCGACCAAGCCGGACAGCCCGAACTACCAGAGCCAGCAGGCGTCCGCCTGCGGCGCTTTCATCTTCCAGACCAAGGCGTATCGGCTGGAGGTGGCATTCACCCAAACGCCGAGCGCCACCAGCGCCGCGAAACTGGGGGTCCACGGCTTCATCCTCCACAGGGCCAACTGCTGAGGCTGCGGGCAGGGCGAGAGCCCCA
This portion of the Candidatus Methylomirabilota bacterium genome encodes:
- a CDS encoding PPOX class F420-dependent oxidoreductase, with product MAATIPDTFKDLFQKKAFASLATVMADGSPQVTPVWCDFDGSHIRINSARGRVKDRNMRRNPKVALAVLDPDNPYRHLAVQGRVVEVTEQGADAHIDALAKKYLGQDRYPFRRPGEVRVIYKIAPDRVASMG